One Baekduia alba genomic window, TGATGCCGACCCAGCGGGCGCCCGCCGCCTGGGCCCAGATGCCGACCGCCGAGATGACCTGCACGGCGCCGACGATGACCAAGAACCAACCCCAGACGTTGAGGTTGCTGATGACGAACTGGGCGTCCTTGACGTAGAACTTGCTGTCGCCGATCGCCGCGATGCCGTAGACGAAGTTCAACGTCCCGACGATCGCGAGCATCATCCCGGCGAAGAGCACCCATCCGTAGCCGCGGCCGTCGTCGACGGGTGCGCTCGGCTGGGCCGAGAGGGGCGTTGGGGTGCCCCGGGGTTCGGCGCTGGTGGACATCGAGGTTCCTCCTTCGTGGGTCGCTGCTGCTGCCGACGGTAGGAGCGACGTCACCGGACGGCATCATCCGCTTGGGATGACGGGGGTCAGGGCGCCGTCGTCGTGTCGGTGTCGGGCGCGGCCGGCGTGGGGACCGTCGTGGTCCGGGGCGGCGGCGTCACGGTGACCGTCGGCGTGACGGTCACGGTGGACGGCGGCGGCGTGGGCGCGACGACCGTGGTCGTGACGTTCTTCGTGCTCGTCGTGCGGTGCACGTCGACGCTGATCGGAGGCGCCGTGTTCGCCGTCGCGCCGTCGTCGCCGCGATCGATGACGAGCGCGGTCAGCACGCCGAGCAGCAGCACGAGGCCCACGCCGGCGGCGATCGCCCAGCCGCGGGACGGCTCGTCGGGCGGCGGCGCGCCGTAGGACGGCGGCTCCCCGCCCGGCGGCGGAGGCGTGCCACCCGGCGGCGGAGGCGTGCCACCGGGCGGCGGAGGCGTCCCACCCGGCGGCGGCGGGACGGGATCCTGCGCCTGCGGGTCCTGGTCGGTCATCGCCGCAGCGTCCTGCCTCGCGTGGCGGCCCGCATCACCCTCATCGGGGGATGCGCGCACGTCCCGCCCGCGGCGACGATGGTCCGGCATCGAGCCAGTACGCCAAAACGAGGAGCCATCATGCCCGGACTGCTTCGGGGAGTCGCCCGCGTCGCCGTCATCTCCGGCACCGCCACCGCCGTCAGCAACCGCGTCTCCCGCCGCCAGGCCGGCCGCTGGGCGTCCCAGGACGACGCCGGATACCAGGAGGCGCCGCCCGAGCAGGCGCCGCCGCCGCCGGCGGCCGACGCCGGCCCCGACATGCTCACCCAGCTGCGCGAGCTCGGCGAGCTCAAGGAGCAGGGCGTGCTGACCGAGGAGGAGTTCGCCACCCAGAAGGCGAAGATCCTCGCGGCCCAGTGAGGGTCCCTCATCGATCCGCCA contains:
- a CDS encoding DUF7144 family membrane protein, with protein sequence MSTSAEPRGTPTPLSAQPSAPVDDGRGYGWVLFAGMMLAIVGTLNFVYGIAAIGDSKFYVKDAQFVISNLNVWGWFLVIVGAVQVISAVGIWAQAAGARWVGIISAGVNATIQMLAISAYPFLALALFGVDILIIYGLLAHGRRAST
- a CDS encoding SHOCT domain-containing protein codes for the protein MPGLLRGVARVAVISGTATAVSNRVSRRQAGRWASQDDAGYQEAPPEQAPPPPAADAGPDMLTQLRELGELKEQGVLTEEEFATQKAKILAAQ